Proteins co-encoded in one Papaver somniferum cultivar HN1 chromosome 5, ASM357369v1, whole genome shotgun sequence genomic window:
- the LOC113278623 gene encoding uncharacterized protein LOC113278623, whose product MNMMSSTRKAWMVAASVGVVEALKDQAGMCRWNYAIRSSHQYTKNRVKSSISRASSSSMPASSVMMMKQQRNHEMKQSEKSLRRVMYLSCWGPN is encoded by the coding sequence ATGAATATGATGAGTTCAACAAGGAAAGCGTGGATGGTTGCTGCTAGTGTTGGTGTTGTTGAAGCACTGAAAGATCAAGCTGGAATGTGCAGATGGAATTATGCTATAAGATCCAGCCACCAATACACTAAAAACAGAGTCAAGTCGTCTATTTCTCGAGCATCTTCTTCATCTATGCCAGCTTCCTCTGTTATGATGATGAAGCAGCAGAGAAATCATGAAATGAAGCAATCTGAAAAATCACTTAGAAGAGTCATGTATTTGAGCTGTTGGGGACCCAATTGA